One genomic region from Candidatus Nitrosopumilus koreensis AR1 encodes:
- a CDS encoding cache domain-containing protein, with the protein MKSFVSISTKLIVLMLAISIASIAVTTGLAYNFADSVIKNNVKESLKDESETRGQVISSIIESRITKLQSFSQNQVIRESFDVLIPGLDDISFHNILVEQLPHIQTEFHSFQLNEFEAGIRDLQIINMRGKPIFSLNEKIDPITYIKGNYKVSKTTVEFTQDPDKNRLMKISLPIFSDTGNQVGVMIASMGSSVFDDVLLNRFGLHETGEVYLVSKNKMMLSESIFFENAPFNQKVDTFAVRECFDNGRNVEAADYTDYRNVDIFGYSYCQKDLGFVLLTEVDESSILKPITELQNKIIIVGISLIVIASIVTLILSRRISQPILKLRNAAKEISSGNFDVRTNIKTNDEIEQLSASFDNMAKTIEETISAIGKRENIIKQQGNILSKFFEEKQDSYVCLIDLVGSVKISESLSAEQKQKYGHIFSDSVVPVIKKYEGIPIKIVDDAILFYFPVSDNKDTLSNMLKCCIELSQMYGELNEKTTSENLPGISYRISSAYGLVHAAKTADLSLDDIFGEPVNTVFKINHYALPNTVVIDDSVYDKAKDLDFKFTKMSQSLVRNLEYSLYIVS; encoded by the coding sequence ATGAAGTCTTTTGTAAGTATCAGTACCAAACTGATTGTGTTGATGCTTGCCATAAGCATAGCATCAATTGCAGTGACTACTGGACTTGCCTATAATTTTGCAGACAGCGTAATTAAAAACAATGTAAAAGAGTCGCTAAAAGATGAATCCGAAACACGTGGTCAGGTAATCTCATCCATTATTGAATCACGAATTACAAAATTACAAAGCTTCTCACAAAATCAGGTTATCCGAGAATCCTTTGATGTTTTGATTCCTGGACTTGATGATATTTCATTTCATAATATTCTTGTAGAACAACTTCCACATATTCAGACTGAATTTCATTCATTCCAGTTAAATGAGTTTGAAGCTGGAATACGGGATCTTCAAATTATTAACATGAGGGGAAAACCAATTTTCTCATTAAATGAAAAAATTGATCCTATAACCTACATCAAAGGCAATTACAAAGTAAGTAAAACTACTGTTGAATTTACACAAGATCCTGACAAAAACCGACTAATGAAAATCTCACTGCCTATTTTTTCAGATACTGGCAATCAAGTGGGTGTGATGATTGCAAGTATGGGCAGCTCTGTGTTTGATGATGTTTTGCTGAACAGATTTGGTTTGCATGAAACAGGTGAGGTTTACTTGGTAAGTAAAAACAAGATGATGCTTTCTGAATCAATATTTTTTGAAAATGCACCGTTTAACCAAAAAGTAGACACATTTGCAGTAAGGGAATGCTTTGATAATGGAAGAAATGTAGAGGCTGCAGATTATACAGATTACAGAAATGTTGACATCTTTGGGTATTCTTACTGTCAAAAAGACCTAGGATTTGTCTTGTTGACTGAGGTTGATGAGTCTTCTATCTTAAAACCAATTACAGAATTACAAAACAAGATAATAATTGTTGGAATCAGTCTTATCGTCATTGCAAGTATTGTTACACTGATTTTATCAAGAAGAATATCACAACCAATTCTCAAATTACGTAATGCAGCTAAGGAAATATCTTCAGGGAATTTTGATGTTAGAACAAACATCAAAACAAATGATGAGATTGAGCAGTTATCTGCATCCTTTGATAATATGGCAAAGACCATAGAAGAAACAATCTCTGCAATAGGAAAACGAGAAAACATAATCAAGCAACAAGGAAATATTCTGTCTAAATTCTTTGAAGAAAAGCAGGACAGTTATGTGTGTTTGATAGATCTTGTTGGTTCTGTGAAAATATCTGAGTCTCTATCTGCAGAACAAAAACAAAAGTATGGTCATATTTTCTCTGATTCAGTAGTTCCTGTAATAAAAAAATACGAAGGAATCCCGATCAAAATTGTAGATGATGCCATTTTGTTTTATTTCCCAGTTTCTGATAACAAAGATACTTTGTCAAATATGCTCAAATGTTGCATCGAATTGTCCCAAATGTATGGTGAACTAAATGAGAAAACTACTTCTGAGAATCTTCCTGGCATATCTTACAGAATAAGTTCTGCATATGGGTTGGTTCATGCAGCTAAGACTGCTGATTTGTCCCTTGATGACATCTTTGGTGAGCCTGTAAACACTGTGTTCAAGATTAATCATTATGCCTTACCAAATACTGTAGTAATTGATGATTCTGTATATGATAAAGCCAAGGATTTGGATTTCAAATTTACAAAGATGAGTCAGAGTCTCGTCCGCAATTTGGAGTACTCGCTCTATATTGTATCCTGA
- a CDS encoding helix-turn-helix transcriptional regulator: MEDLIDKTADYVLELASPQRLNILFMLLSRNLTPTTCAKELQATRQEVHRNFSRLEKNGLIKKTSGGTFELTTFGKIICSQVPSLVFLMQNLQYFEKHSFGDVPHKFNMRCGQLALNKHIKGVSKVLEQWKSIYKNSEKYIYEVVSEVPLDLIEPLVKQVKKGVQFHYIYAENTVIPKGRKALLKKLGFDKLIEKGFVERKMVKDVHTVLVLNEKEACIMFPTNDNESDISEMFYSNDQMFHEWCLDYFRYCWYGSDVFKESKLKE; the protein is encoded by the coding sequence ATGGAAGATCTTATTGACAAAACGGCTGATTATGTTTTGGAGCTTGCAAGTCCTCAGAGACTAAACATATTGTTCATGTTACTTAGTAGGAATTTGACCCCGACTACATGTGCAAAAGAACTTCAGGCAACACGACAGGAAGTTCATAGGAATTTCTCACGACTTGAAAAAAATGGATTGATTAAAAAAACATCAGGGGGAACATTTGAACTGACAACATTTGGTAAAATCATATGCTCTCAAGTTCCTTCTTTGGTATTTTTGATGCAGAATCTGCAATATTTTGAAAAGCATAGCTTTGGAGACGTTCCCCACAAATTCAATATGCGTTGCGGACAGCTTGCATTGAACAAGCATATCAAAGGAGTTTCTAAAGTACTTGAACAATGGAAGAGCATTTACAAAAATTCTGAAAAATACATCTATGAGGTAGTTTCAGAGGTGCCTCTTGATTTAATAGAACCTTTAGTCAAACAGGTAAAGAAAGGAGTCCAATTCCACTATATCTATGCAGAAAATACTGTTATTCCAAAAGGCAGAAAGGCATTGCTGAAGAAATTAGGGTTTGACAAATTGATTGAAAAAGGATTTGTTGAAAGAAAAATGGTAAAAGATGTACATACTGTGCTTGTCCTAAATGAAAAGGAGGCATGCATAATGTTTCCTACAAATGATAACGAATCAGATATTTCTGAAATGTTTTATTCGAATGATCAAATGTTTCATGAATGGTGCCTTGATTACTTTAGATATTGTTGGTACGGCTCTGACGTCTTCAAAGAAAGTAAACTCAAAGAATAA
- a CDS encoding hemerythrin domain-containing protein, translating to MSATNTLREDHVHVRRLEKIIFKCVGELNKGEEIPFSDLTKITIVISEFIDTIHHSREEDSYFPCVSSHGSLKDEIHKFLVEHELGRNVARKLSHHLKRWKNGEDARENVIRYLKTYAVFLNDHLNKENKFFDDAESSVLTPQEESDMYDEYRSIFAVVKKVDDMVAEIDFLESRPWNTA from the coding sequence ATGAGTGCAACGAATACTCTGAGAGAAGACCATGTACATGTACGAAGATTGGAGAAAATTATTTTCAAGTGTGTGGGTGAACTTAACAAAGGAGAAGAAATTCCATTTTCTGATTTGACAAAAATTACAATTGTCATCTCTGAATTTATTGACACAATTCATCATTCTAGGGAAGAAGACTCTTACTTTCCTTGCGTTTCAAGTCATGGTTCTCTCAAAGATGAGATCCACAAATTCCTTGTAGAACATGAGCTTGGAAGAAATGTTGCAAGAAAACTTTCACATCACCTCAAAAGATGGAAGAATGGCGAGGATGCCAGGGAAAATGTCATACGCTATCTCAAAACATATGCTGTGTTCCTTAATGACCACTTGAACAAGGAAAACAAGTTTTTTGATGATGCCGAATCCAGTGTTCTTACTCCTCAGGAAGAATCTGATATGTATGATGAATATCGTTCAATATTTGCAGTAGTCAAGAAAGTCGATGATATGGTTGCAGAGATTGATTTTTTGGAGTCACGTCCATGGAATACTGCCTGA
- a CDS encoding multicopper oxidase domain-containing protein — MIKPSTLYVIVGVIIGVGIASALLIQSPELQTTIADSSNIYPKFENPNPQTLHYTLIAQDAEIEVAGGERATVWTYNGTVPAPTLRFSEGDDVTVKFVNDTPYAHTIHFHGTHDSVNDGVFPMIMPGEEYTYHFIAEEAGLFMYHCHAFPTTEHVRMGMFGTMIIDPAIRPMEPAREYFFTLSEFDPTDTLAYFTKYYPINGYAGQYMEHPIKVVAGDLTRFYVVGIGGVLQSPFHIHSTIMQVYPSGILWNEPYFAQTHLIGNGDTAIIEATWDTPGRYLFHVHGIQEERGSMAIIEVLEDASSLTDIQTPSNNKGSYSMIEWQEELIKSLEQPKIISYENLGQVQVSHTEKVQTDKVSIVKGSWNPDVVESYDPISIEVKSGTTVTWTNDDSVVHTVTDNEKSFDSEFIQAGKTWSHTFENPGIIDYICTLHPWMKGTVNVT, encoded by the coding sequence ATGATCAAGCCAAGTACTCTGTATGTTATTGTAGGGGTGATTATAGGGGTCGGTATTGCATCTGCATTACTGATTCAATCTCCTGAATTACAAACTACTATTGCAGACTCGTCTAATATCTATCCAAAATTTGAGAATCCAAATCCTCAGACATTACATTATACACTAATTGCCCAAGATGCAGAAATTGAAGTAGCTGGTGGTGAACGTGCAACAGTTTGGACATATAATGGAACAGTTCCAGCTCCTACTCTTAGATTTAGCGAAGGGGATGATGTTACTGTCAAGTTTGTTAATGATACTCCATATGCACATACTATTCATTTCCATGGAACTCATGACTCTGTAAATGATGGTGTGTTTCCAATGATAATGCCTGGAGAAGAATACACGTATCACTTTATCGCAGAAGAGGCAGGTCTTTTCATGTATCATTGTCATGCATTTCCCACAACTGAACATGTTCGAATGGGGATGTTTGGTACAATGATAATTGATCCTGCAATACGACCAATGGAGCCTGCAAGAGAGTACTTTTTCACTTTAAGTGAGTTTGATCCTACTGACACTCTAGCGTATTTTACAAAATACTATCCAATTAACGGGTATGCTGGTCAATACATGGAACACCCAATCAAAGTTGTAGCTGGAGATCTGACACGATTTTATGTAGTTGGTATTGGTGGCGTGTTGCAATCCCCTTTTCATATACACAGTACAATAATGCAGGTCTACCCATCAGGAATTTTATGGAATGAACCATATTTTGCACAGACACATTTGATTGGAAATGGTGATACTGCAATTATTGAAGCTACTTGGGACACTCCTGGTAGATACTTGTTCCATGTTCACGGTATTCAGGAAGAACGTGGCTCTATGGCAATTATTGAAGTGCTTGAGGATGCATCCTCATTAACTGATATTCAAACTCCAAGTAACAACAAAGGAAGCTATTCCATGATAGAATGGCAAGAAGAATTGATAAAATCATTAGAACAACCAAAGATAATCTCATATGAGAATTTAGGTCAGGTTCAGGTCAGCCATACTGAAAAAGTCCAAACTGATAAAGTTTCAATTGTAAAAGGCTCTTGGAATCCAGATGTTGTGGAATCTTATGATCCAATTTCCATCGAGGTAAAATCTGGAACAACAGTAACTTGGACAAACGATGATTCTGTTGTACATACTGTGACTGATAATGAAAAATCATTTGATTCAGAATTTATTCAAGCGGGCAAAACTTGGAGTCATACATTTGAAAATCCTGGCATCATTGATTATATCTGTACATTACATCCATGGATGAAAGGTACTGTAAATGTTACATGA
- a CDS encoding multicopper oxidase domain-containing protein, with translation MDRTTIMLIGVISLGVTLGVFFLDSELPLQSFAQDPSVHSSPITRTFTVIAEDTTLEISPGVRVEAWTYNGTIPGPTLRATEGDRVIINFINNGKLPHTMHFHGDHNEKNDGVFQEVLPGESYTYDFIAEPAGVFMYHCHVMPVSEHVRNGLYGAFIVDPREGVEPAREYVLVKGEYDLEDQETWTPDYVFFNGYADQYWTNPLPAKTGELVRLYYVDMGAIPAFGFHIHGTIFDTIVSGIWENEPIKTQTWEVGPGNAAIFEATWKEPGRYLFHLHGVPEEKGTMAYFDVRDASSDAIDGVDVARTKSIDMWDWQKQVFTELESPDKSAEITKTAASTSSHEEHLTFAQNTDESQIVETTLCEVEEGSAIKSSNKSYYPKLTQIQKGDTVTWTNKDISVHTVTSNDELFDSGMMMPGDAFEQTFESVGLYEYYCMLHPWMTGTIKAV, from the coding sequence GTGGACAGAACAACGATCATGCTCATCGGCGTTATATCTCTCGGAGTAACATTAGGTGTTTTCTTCTTAGATTCCGAATTGCCTTTGCAATCATTCGCTCAAGACCCCTCTGTCCACAGCTCTCCAATTACAAGAACATTCACTGTGATTGCTGAAGATACAACGTTGGAGATTTCTCCAGGTGTTAGAGTTGAAGCTTGGACATATAACGGAACAATTCCTGGTCCTACGTTACGTGCAACTGAAGGAGACAGGGTGATTATCAATTTTATCAATAACGGAAAACTTCCACATACGATGCATTTTCATGGTGATCATAATGAGAAAAATGATGGAGTGTTTCAAGAAGTTCTTCCTGGTGAGTCTTACACGTATGATTTCATAGCAGAACCTGCAGGGGTTTTCATGTACCATTGTCATGTTATGCCAGTGTCTGAACATGTTAGAAATGGATTGTATGGTGCATTCATTGTAGATCCTAGAGAAGGAGTAGAACCTGCAAGGGAATATGTTCTTGTCAAAGGTGAATACGATTTGGAAGATCAGGAGACATGGACGCCTGATTATGTTTTCTTTAACGGATATGCTGATCAATACTGGACAAATCCATTGCCTGCAAAAACTGGTGAATTAGTCCGATTGTATTATGTAGATATGGGTGCAATCCCTGCATTTGGGTTCCACATTCATGGTACAATATTTGATACTATAGTTTCTGGAATCTGGGAAAATGAACCTATCAAGACACAGACATGGGAGGTCGGTCCTGGAAATGCTGCAATCTTTGAAGCTACATGGAAAGAACCTGGAAGGTATCTCTTCCATTTGCATGGTGTCCCTGAAGAAAAGGGCACTATGGCTTACTTTGATGTAAGAGATGCCTCATCTGATGCAATAGATGGTGTTGATGTTGCAAGAACTAAATCCATTGATATGTGGGATTGGCAAAAACAAGTTTTCACAGAACTGGAATCTCCTGACAAATCTGCAGAAATCACAAAAACTGCTGCAAGTACATCTAGTCATGAAGAACATCTCACATTTGCACAGAATACCGATGAATCCCAGATAGTTGAAACCACTCTTTGTGAAGTAGAAGAAGGTTCTGCGATAAAATCTTCAAACAAGTCATACTATCCTAAATTGACACAGATTCAGAAAGGTGATACTGTCACGTGGACAAACAAGGACATCTCAGTTCATACTGTGACAAGCAATGATGAATTGTTTGATTCTGGCATGATGATGCCTGGTGATGCATTTGAGCAGACATTTGAAAGTGTGGGTTTGTATGAATACTACTGTATGCTTCATCCATGGATGACTGGAACAATCAAGGCTGTTTGA
- a CDS encoding DUF3732 domain-containing protein, producing MQIKEIVLYGKNGKIRKVEFHLGATNIITGDSTTGKSSLVDILEYCFGSDTCTIPAGPIRETVDWYGVLLQMKNERIFIARKNPNPGKNSSTKAYFEKNAKLTSPSKTPHENITTDVVRNKLTSEIGIPSELKLSISKNMNVPISVNFNHSSLFCFQYQSEIASKKILFHRQDEEWIPKTLSVVTPYFLGAIPDNLMMLEFELMKIRRELFRLEQEEKEYASIRGEGISKTIGLIAEAKEYGLIPSNTQLGDIKHNQKILEKAAKSQIESLDLPKDSRLFELQEKIKKTDKELSYLDEKISDLKKAHEEIASYATEMEFQKQRLDTLGLFDILKHDSTVCPLCESELKTKISQVNSINNSIQDLAKSLEGTQKEKPHIQKYLNSLEDKREKIIFDRNQLLTQINSILKYHQKEQDLRNIQMMKSEIIGKIKFWLENVDASDENLGLKNTIKTKTKIEEIEKILDDSLIERKTKKALNEISDLMTEWSRELELEHSEYPIKLDLNKLTLIIERDGNPISLRNTGSGKNWMGYHIITHLALHQFFRKHSRPVPRFIIFDQPSQVYYPQDKSVKTKQLSSDDEKSLARVFNLIFNTVEESKGQLQVIITEHAEPADTKFQSCIRERWRNGEKLIPLDWISTKSELK from the coding sequence ATGCAAATAAAAGAAATTGTTCTATATGGAAAAAATGGAAAAATTAGAAAAGTAGAATTTCATTTAGGGGCAACAAACATCATCACTGGAGATTCGACAACTGGAAAATCATCTTTAGTAGATATACTTGAATATTGTTTTGGAAGCGACACATGTACAATTCCTGCAGGCCCAATTAGAGAAACTGTTGATTGGTATGGAGTACTGCTTCAAATGAAAAATGAAAGAATTTTCATTGCTCGTAAAAATCCCAATCCTGGAAAAAATTCATCTACAAAAGCATATTTTGAAAAAAATGCAAAATTAACATCTCCTTCTAAAACCCCTCATGAAAATATCACAACAGATGTAGTTCGCAACAAACTAACTTCAGAGATAGGTATTCCCTCTGAACTAAAACTTTCTATCTCAAAAAATATGAATGTCCCAATTTCTGTAAATTTTAACCATAGTTCATTATTTTGTTTTCAATATCAGTCAGAAATAGCTTCAAAGAAAATTTTATTCCATAGACAAGATGAAGAATGGATTCCTAAAACATTATCCGTGGTAACCCCATATTTTCTTGGAGCAATTCCAGACAATCTAATGATGTTGGAATTTGAATTAATGAAAATTAGAAGAGAGTTGTTTAGATTAGAACAAGAGGAAAAAGAATATGCGTCAATTCGTGGAGAAGGCATATCAAAAACTATTGGATTAATTGCAGAGGCCAAAGAATATGGGCTTATTCCTTCAAATACCCAATTAGGAGACATAAAACACAATCAAAAAATTCTTGAAAAAGCAGCTAAATCTCAAATTGAGTCGTTAGATTTACCTAAAGATAGCCGACTGTTTGAATTACAAGAAAAGATCAAAAAAACAGATAAGGAATTATCTTATCTAGATGAAAAAATTAGTGACCTAAAAAAAGCTCATGAGGAGATTGCATCATATGCTACAGAAATGGAATTTCAAAAACAACGCTTAGATACTTTAGGACTTTTTGACATATTGAAACATGATTCTACTGTGTGTCCATTATGTGAAAGTGAACTAAAAACAAAAATTTCTCAAGTTAATTCAATCAACAATTCAATTCAAGATTTAGCAAAATCTCTTGAAGGGACACAAAAAGAAAAACCCCATATTCAAAAATATCTGAATTCATTAGAAGATAAACGTGAAAAAATAATTTTTGACAGAAATCAATTGCTCACACAAATTAATTCAATTTTAAAGTACCATCAAAAAGAACAGGATTTAAGAAATATTCAAATGATGAAATCTGAAATTATTGGAAAAATCAAATTCTGGTTAGAAAATGTGGATGCATCAGATGAGAATTTAGGATTAAAAAACACCATAAAAACAAAAACAAAAATTGAGGAAATTGAGAAGATTCTTGATGATAGTCTAATTGAACGTAAAACGAAAAAAGCGCTGAATGAAATTAGCGATCTCATGACAGAGTGGTCACGAGAATTAGAATTAGAACATTCAGAATACCCTATAAAACTTGATTTAAACAAATTGACTCTAATTATAGAAAGAGATGGCAATCCAATTTCATTGAGAAATACGGGAAGTGGGAAAAATTGGATGGGGTATCATATAATTACACATTTAGCTCTACATCAGTTTTTTAGAAAACATTCAAGACCCGTTCCCAGATTCATTATTTTTGATCAACCATCTCAGGTTTATTATCCACAAGACAAATCAGTAAAAACCAAACAACTCAGTAGTGATGATGAAAAATCATTAGCAAGAGTCTTTAATTTGATTTTTAACACTGTAGAGGAATCAAAAGGGCAATTGCAAGTCATCATAACAGAACATGCAGAACCTGCTGATACAAAATTCCAATCATGTATTAGAGAGAGATGGCGAAATGGGGAAAAACTAATTCCTTTAGATTGGATAAGTACTAAATCCGAATTAAAATGA